In a single window of the Diospyros lotus cultivar Yz01 chromosome 10, ASM1463336v1, whole genome shotgun sequence genome:
- the LOC127810937 gene encoding acireductone dioxygenase 1 encodes MVIEAWFMEENDEDQRLPHHRNPKEFVSLDHLAELGVLYWHLDPSDYENDKELQKIREARGYSYMDMLDLCPEKVENYEQKLRNFYTEHIHADEEIRYCLEGSGYFDVRDKDDRWIRIWIRPGDLIVLPAGIYHRFTLDTDNYIKLMRLFVGEPVWTPFNRPQENHPARKEYIKSVTEKIGFPVEAH; translated from the exons ATGGTGATCGAG GCATGGTTCATGGAAGAGAACGATGAGGATCAGAGGCTTCCTCACCATCGCAACCCCAAGGAGTTCGTTTCGCTCGACCACTTagcag AACTTGGAGTCTTGTACTGGCATTTGGACCCATCGGACTACGAGAACGACAAGGAGTTGCAAAAGATTAGAGAAGCTAGAGGCTACAGTTACATG GATATGCTGGATTTGTGTCCAGAGAAGGTGGAGAATTATGAGCAGAAGCTGAGGAACTTCTACACAGAGCACATCCATGCCGATGAGGAGATACGCTACTGTTTGGAAGGCAGTGGTTACTTTGATGTCCGTGACAAGGATGACCGTTGGATTCGCATTTGGATCAGACCTGGTGATCTCATTGTTTTACCTGCTGGGATTTATCACCGGTTCACGCTTGACACAGATAACTACAtcaag ttGATGAGGCTGTTCGTGGGAGAGCCAGTGTGGACACCATTCAATCGTCCACAGGAGAACCATCCAGCTAGGAAGGAGTATATCAAGAGCGTTACCGAGAAGATTGGGTTCCCTGTTGAAGCTCATTGA
- the LOC127812329 gene encoding heat stress transcription factor A-7a-like — translation MNISPGFVKEEFQGFSSPYNHGDPSMAPQPREGLLDSFPPPFLTKTYYLVDDLNTDHVISWSNGGNSFVVWDPHSFAMNLLPRFFKHSNFSSFVRQLNTYGFGKVDPDKWEFANEDFRRGQKHLLRNIKRRKTNSSSHQSSLQVLGVHPRLDEMGAFGLVSEVDILRRDKHALMAELASLREQHQSTRARLKTMEERFSGTEMNQRRMMSFVASSSQLILQKKRREETEEEEEKLGKRMPMAMGVYGFRDLKVERVAEEIQGLNRSEKFEEEDVGGEERQECGEKTVDQRFWVDLLNEGE, via the exons ATGAATATTTCTCCAGGCTTTGTGAAAGAAGAGTTTCAAGGGTTTAGTTCACCATACAACCATGGTGATCCATCCATGGCTCCTCAACCAAGGGAGGGGCTTCTTGATTCTTTCCCTCCTCCTTTCCTCACCAAAACCTATTATCTCGTCGATGATCTGAACACTGATCACGTAATCTCTTGGAGCAATGGTGGCAACAGTTTTGTTGTTTGGGATCCCCATTCATTCGCCATGAATCTGCTTCCTAGGTTCTTCAAGCACAGCAATTTCTCAAGCTTCGTGAGGCAGCTCAACACTTAC GGATTTGGAAAGGTTGATCCGGATAAATGGGAGTTTGCCAACGAAGACTTTCGAAGAGGGCAGAAACATCTGCTGAGGAATATCAAGAGGAGGAAGACAAACTCTAGTTCTCATCAGTCTTCACTGCAAGTTCTCGGTGTCCACCCTCGCCTTGATGAAATGGGTGCATTTGGATTGGTTTCAGAAGTGGATATACTGAGACGGGACAAGCATGCTTTGATGGCGGAGCTGGCGAGTCTCCGGGAGCAGCACCAGAGCACCAGAGCTCGTCTCAAAACAATGGAGGAAAGATTCAGTGGGACAGAGATGAATCAGCGACGAATGATGAGTTTCGTGGCAAGTTCAAGTCAATTGATTCTgcagaagaagagaagagaagaaactgaggaggaagaagaaaagcttGGAAAGCGGATGCCTATGGCTATGGGTGTTTATGGGTTCAGAGATTTGAAGGTTGAGCGAGTTGCAGAGGAGATTCAGGGGCTGAACCGATCGGAGAAGTTCGAGGAAGAAGATGTGGGTGGAGAAGAAAGGCAGGAATGTGGAGAGAAGACGGTTGATCAGAGGTTCTGGGTAGATTTGTTGAATGAAGGGGAGTGA
- the LOC127812330 gene encoding early light-induced protein 1, chloroplastic, which yields MAMSATVQSILGSPVTGLANRGGSGHLVLGGYVPGRQRNASRQVRCSAKDGEKEESTPAATPPPPKARVSTKFSDVFAFSGPAPERINGRLAMIGFTAAMAVEALNGEDLFSQISNGGIAWFVGTSAVLSLASLVPLLQGVTVEGKNGRFMTADAELWNGRFAMLGLVALAFTEYVKGGALV from the exons ATGGCCATGTCAGCTACTGTGCAGTCCATCCTGGGAAGTCCAGTCACGGGTCTGGCCAATAGGGGGGGCTCAGGTCACCTTGTGCTCGGCGGCTACGTGCCAGGTCGGCAGAGGAATGCTAGCCGGCAAGTGCGGTGCTCCGCTAAG GATGGAGAGAAAGAGGAATCGACGCCGGCCGCCACTCCGCCTCCACCGAAGGCAAGGGTTAGCACCAAGTTTTCTGACGTGTTCGCGTTCAGCGGCCCGGCGCCGGAGAGAATCAACGGGAGGCTGGCGATGATAGGCTTCACGGCGGCGATGGCGGTGGAGGCATTGAACGGGGAGGATCTGTTCTCCCAGATATCGAACGGCGGGATAGCGTGGTTTGTGGGGACGAGCGCCGTGCTGTCGCTGGCATCTCTGGTGCCGCTGTTGCAAGGAGTGACCGTCGAGGGGAAGAACGGCCGCTTCATGACGGCGGACGCCGAGCTCTGGAACGGGAGGTTCGCCATGTTGGGTCTGGTGGCCTTGGCGTTCACCGAGTATGTCAAAGGCGGAGCCCTTGTGTAA
- the LOC127812283 gene encoding perakine reductase-like isoform X2, whose translation MGDTNNIQMPRVKLGSQGLEVSRLGFGCGGLSGIYNDPLSHEAGCSIIKEAFSKGVTFFDTSDLYGKDHHNEIMVGKALKQLPREKIQLASKFGVTILGGGQFGAKGTPEYVRKCCEASLKRLGLDYIDLYYQHRIDVSVPIEDTMGELKKLVEEGKIKYIGLCEASADTIRRAHVVHPITAVQMEYSLWTREIEEDIIPLCRELGIGIVAYSPLGRGFFGGKAVVEKVPSVSILANFPRYNGENLEKNKLLYARVAELAATHNSTPPQLALARLLHQGDDVVPIPGTTKVENLHNNVGSVALKLNEEELKEISDAVPVDEVAGHREWDVFRKYCYKSAVTPAKPIKHY comes from the exons ATGGGAGACACAAACAATATCCAGATGCCAAGAGTGAAGCTGGGATCTCAAGGGCTTGAG GTTTCCAGATTAGGATTTGGATGTGGAGGACTTTCTGGAATATACAATGATCCCCTCTCACATGAAGCTGGATGTTCAATAATAAAAGAAGCTTTCAGTAAGGGTGTCACCTTCTTTGATACTTCAGACCTTTATGGAAAAGATCATCACAACGAGATCATGGTGGGCAAG GCCCTGAAGCAGCTTCCTAGAGAAAAGATTCAATTAGCATCAAAATTTGGGGTTACTATATTGGGCGGTGGTCAATTTGGGGCCAAGGGCACCCCTGAGTACGTACGAAAATGCTGCGAAGCTAGTCTAAAACGACTTGGCCTGGACTATATTGATCTCTACTATCAGCACCGGATAGATGTCTCAGTGCCTATAGAGGATACA ATGGGCGAGCTCAAAAAGCTGGTGGAGGAGGGGAAGATCAAGTATATCGGATTATGCGAAGCTAGTGCAGACACAATAAGGAGAGCCCACGTGGTTCATCCTATCACTGCAGTTCAAATGGAGTATTCTCTGTGGACTCGTGAAATTGAAGAAGATATAATCCCACTTTGCCG AGAGCTGGGTATTGGCATAGTGGCTTACAGCCCTCTAGGCCGAGGCTTCTTCGGCGGAAAGGCAGTTGTTGAGAAAGTACCCAGTGTTAGTATATTG GCCAACTTTCCGAGGTATAATGGAGAGAATTTGGAGAAGAACAAACTACTATATGCCCGAGTAGCTGAGCTTGCTGCAACCCATAATTCTACACCTCCTCAACTGGCATTGGCAAGGCTTCTTCATCAAGGAGATGATGTTGTCCCAATCCCTG GGACAACCAAAGTTGAGAACCTCCACAACAACGTTGGATCAGTGGCACTAAAGCTCAATGAAGAAGAGTTGAAAGAAATATCTGATGCAGTTCCAGTGGATGAGGTTGCTGGGCACAGAGAATGGGATGTGTTCAGAAAGTACTGTTACAAGTCTGCAGTCACACCCGCCAAACCCATCAAACATTATTGA
- the LOC127812283 gene encoding perakine reductase-like isoform X1: MGDTNNIQMPRVKLGSQGLECFIFVQVSRLGFGCGGLSGIYNDPLSHEAGCSIIKEAFSKGVTFFDTSDLYGKDHHNEIMVGKALKQLPREKIQLASKFGVTILGGGQFGAKGTPEYVRKCCEASLKRLGLDYIDLYYQHRIDVSVPIEDTMGELKKLVEEGKIKYIGLCEASADTIRRAHVVHPITAVQMEYSLWTREIEEDIIPLCRELGIGIVAYSPLGRGFFGGKAVVEKVPSVSILANFPRYNGENLEKNKLLYARVAELAATHNSTPPQLALARLLHQGDDVVPIPGTTKVENLHNNVGSVALKLNEEELKEISDAVPVDEVAGHREWDVFRKYCYKSAVTPAKPIKHY, from the exons ATGGGAGACACAAACAATATCCAGATGCCAAGAGTGAAGCTGGGATCTCAAGGGCTTGAG tgttttatttttgtacaGGTTTCCAGATTAGGATTTGGATGTGGAGGACTTTCTGGAATATACAATGATCCCCTCTCACATGAAGCTGGATGTTCAATAATAAAAGAAGCTTTCAGTAAGGGTGTCACCTTCTTTGATACTTCAGACCTTTATGGAAAAGATCATCACAACGAGATCATGGTGGGCAAG GCCCTGAAGCAGCTTCCTAGAGAAAAGATTCAATTAGCATCAAAATTTGGGGTTACTATATTGGGCGGTGGTCAATTTGGGGCCAAGGGCACCCCTGAGTACGTACGAAAATGCTGCGAAGCTAGTCTAAAACGACTTGGCCTGGACTATATTGATCTCTACTATCAGCACCGGATAGATGTCTCAGTGCCTATAGAGGATACA ATGGGCGAGCTCAAAAAGCTGGTGGAGGAGGGGAAGATCAAGTATATCGGATTATGCGAAGCTAGTGCAGACACAATAAGGAGAGCCCACGTGGTTCATCCTATCACTGCAGTTCAAATGGAGTATTCTCTGTGGACTCGTGAAATTGAAGAAGATATAATCCCACTTTGCCG AGAGCTGGGTATTGGCATAGTGGCTTACAGCCCTCTAGGCCGAGGCTTCTTCGGCGGAAAGGCAGTTGTTGAGAAAGTACCCAGTGTTAGTATATTG GCCAACTTTCCGAGGTATAATGGAGAGAATTTGGAGAAGAACAAACTACTATATGCCCGAGTAGCTGAGCTTGCTGCAACCCATAATTCTACACCTCCTCAACTGGCATTGGCAAGGCTTCTTCATCAAGGAGATGATGTTGTCCCAATCCCTG GGACAACCAAAGTTGAGAACCTCCACAACAACGTTGGATCAGTGGCACTAAAGCTCAATGAAGAAGAGTTGAAAGAAATATCTGATGCAGTTCCAGTGGATGAGGTTGCTGGGCACAGAGAATGGGATGTGTTCAGAAAGTACTGTTACAAGTCTGCAGTCACACCCGCCAAACCCATCAAACATTATTGA
- the LOC127812284 gene encoding perakine reductase-like, producing MLNAPLSHEARCEIIKEAFHKGITFFDTADVYGDDHDNEIVVGKALKQLPREQIQVATKFGFSMSDGNRFVIKGTPDYVRQCCEASLKWLGVDYIDLYFQHRVDLSVPIEDTMGELKKLVEEGKIRYIGLSEASADTIKRANVVHPITAVQMEYSPWTREVKEDIIPLCRELGIGIVAYSPLGHGLFGGKGVVENLCKESVLAMNPRFMGENLERNKGIYIRVADLAAKCGCSPPQLALAWLLHQGNDVVPIPGTTKINNLNANIGSLEVKLTPGDLKEISDAIPMDKVAGERVPEEFSKYSYRSANTPVKT from the exons atgctAAATGCTCCTCTCTCCCATGAAGCCCGATGTGAAATTATAAAGGAGGCGTTCCACAAGGGCATCACCTTCTTCGATACAGCAGATGTCTATGGAGATGACCATGACAATGAGATTGTGGTCGGTAAG GCACTGAAGCAGCTTCCTCGAGAACAGATTCAAGTAGCCACAAAATTTGGCTTTTCAATGTCTGATGGGAATCGTTTTGTGATCAAGGGTACCCCTGACTATGTGCGGCAATGCTGTGAAGCAAGTCTTAAGTGGCTTGGCGTGGATTATATTGATCTTTACTTCCAGCATCGCGTGGACTTGTCTGTGCCAATAGAGGATACT ATGGGGGAGCTGAAAAAGCTTGTCGAGGAgggaaaaataagatacattggGTTATCAGAAGCCAGTGCAGACACAATAAAGAGAGCAAACGTGGTTCATCCTATTACTGCTGTGCAAATGGAGTATTCCCCGTGGACTCGGGAAGTCAAAGAGGATATAATCCCACTTTGTAG GGAGCTTGGAATTGGGATAGTGGCATATAGTCCCCTTGGTCATGGGCTCTTTGGTGGGAAGGGAGTTGTGGAAAATTTATGCAAAGAAAGTGTTTTG GCTATGAATCCGAGGTTCATGGgtgagaatttagagagaaacAAAGGTATATACATTCGTGTTGCAGACCTGGCAGCAAAATGTGGCTGCAGCCCTCCTCAGCTCGCTCTGGCATGGCTTCTACATCAAGGAAATGATGTAGTTCCCATCCCTG GGacaactaaaattaataatctcaaTGCCAACATTGGATCTCTGGAAGTGAAGCTTACACCAGGAGATTTGAAAGAAATTTCTGATGCTATTCCCATGGACAAAGTGGCTGGAGAAAGGGTGCCCGAAGAATTCTCTAAGTACTCTTATAGGTCTGCCAATACCCCAGTAAAAACATAA
- the LOC127812051 gene encoding transmembrane emp24 domain-containing protein p24beta3-like yields MRVTKTQDRALIGLLLLLLLSFVRDLSALSISVEREECVYEYVIYEGDIISGNFVVVDHEIFWVSGQPGLDFTVTSPAGNVVYTLKGTGEDKFEFKAPRGGMYKFCFHNPHATPETVTFYIHVGHIPDEHNLAKDEHLSSVNVKIAELREALETVTAEQKYLKARDDRHRRTNESTRQRVIFYTFGEYVLLAFVSTLQAAYIRQLFSKSVAYNRV; encoded by the exons ATGAGAGTCACCAAAACTCAGGATCGGGCACTGATAGGGCTtcttctgctgctgctgctgagcTTCGTGCGAGACCTCTCGGCGCTCTCGATTTCAGTGGAACGCGAGGAGTGCGTCTACGAGTACGTTATCTACGAAGGCGACATCATCTCCGGCAACTTCGTCGTCGTCGACCACGAAATCTTCTGGGTCTCCGGCCAGCCCGGCCTCGACTTCACC GTGACATCTCCTGCAGGTAATGTGGTGTACACTTTGAAAGGGACAGGTGAGGACAAATTTGAGTTCAAGGCCCCACGAGGTGGaatgtataaattttgttttcataatCCTCATGCAACACCAGAGACTGTCACGTTCTACATACATGTTGGCCACATTCCTGATGAACATAACCTTGCAAAAGATG AACATTTGAGCTCTGTTAATGTTAAGATTGCTGAGCTGAGGGAGGCATTGGAAACTGTAACAGCAGAGCAGAAATATTTGAAAGCACGTGATGATCGTCACCGTCGCA CGAATGAGAGCACTCGGCAGCGTGTCATTTTTTACACATTTGGAGAGTACGTTTTACTGGCCTTTGTGAGTACGCTTCAAGCAGCATATATACGTCAGCTATTCAGTAAGTCAGTTGCTTACAACAGGGTGTGA